A single Methanotorris formicicus Mc-S-70 DNA region contains:
- a CDS encoding helicase-related protein — translation MSIDLAKRYVDKILQIDWDLVIVDEAHNITKNTQRGKLVEKLSKKVRNILLLSATPHRGDPQDYLYRLKILDYTLINDFDRLNTQNFYRKTHDILVFRRTKKLVNALENKRVFKDCQFNAVVVDISEEEKRFFDLLENTLKNILKNTKRNSPIALLAVILSKRASSSYKAAIETLNRIIKTNILKTDDIDVSECIKNLFSLSFEEMEFEDYREISDIINNIVDKYSPYLTQEQKELFENLLKTTTNIIAKKDSKIDALAKIIAEHIKNNEKIVVFTEYVDTLKYLQENLPKYLNNYGIDITPNEILTLSGEDKNRMENITEEINKKFEDYGKILLATDVASEGLNLQIASVLINYDSPWSPIKLEQRIGRVWRLGQEKDVSVYNIFLSNRMDLELLNNLYKKIMNIRTALDNQLAIDKEIYIANAENLFNLEEFAYIKNLSEYDIIISAIMGDLNIYTEEIIKTLKTIRSKLKMMSIFPEERAEEIKKEVLNVIQNEDYLNIEKIEEILRNYQKKVLNENIPTQNSLYQIIKSKDDEDLQISRIVVKSQFKIENIYFL, via the coding sequence ATGTCAATAGACCTTGCAAAGAGGTATGTTGATAAAATATTACAAATTGATTGGGATTTGGTTATTGTTGATGAAGCCCATAACATTACTAAAAATACTCAAAGAGGAAAATTGGTAGAAAAACTTTCAAAAAAAGTAAGAAATATACTTTTACTTTCTGCTACTCCGCACAGAGGAGACCCTCAAGATTATCTATATAGATTGAAAATATTGGATTACACACTTATAAATGATTTTGATAGGTTAAATACTCAAAATTTCTATCGTAAAACTCACGATATATTGGTTTTTAGAAGGACGAAAAAATTAGTAAATGCTCTTGAGAATAAAAGGGTCTTTAAAGATTGCCAGTTTAATGCAGTTGTAGTGGATATATCAGAAGAGGAAAAGAGATTTTTTGACCTTCTTGAAAATACTCTTAAAAATATACTGAAAAATACAAAAAGGAACTCTCCAATAGCTCTTTTAGCAGTAATTTTAAGTAAAAGAGCTTCTTCAAGTTATAAAGCAGCAATTGAAACACTGAATAGGATTATAAAAACTAACATTTTAAAAACTGATGATATTGATGTGTCAGAATGCATTAAAAACCTATTCTCATTAAGTTTTGAAGAAATGGAATTTGAAGATTATAGGGAAATATCTGACATAATAAATAATATTGTTGATAAATATTCGCCCTACTTAACCCAAGAACAAAAAGAATTATTTGAAAATCTCCTCAAAACAACAACTAACATCATAGCCAAAAAAGATAGTAAAATTGACGCTTTAGCAAAAATTATTGCAGAACATATTAAAAATAATGAGAAAATTGTAGTATTTACTGAATATGTTGATACCCTTAAATATCTTCAAGAAAATCTGCCTAAGTATCTAAATAACTATGGTATTGATATAACTCCAAATGAAATATTAACACTTTCAGGAGAGGATAAAAACAGGATGGAAAATATTACTGAGGAGATTAATAAAAAATTTGAGGACTATGGAAAAATTTTACTGGCAACAGATGTTGCTTCTGAGGGGCTTAATTTACAAATTGCAAGTGTTTTGATAAATTATGATTCTCCATGGAGTCCTATAAAATTAGAACAGAGAATCGGTAGAGTTTGGAGGTTAGGACAAGAAAAGGATGTATCTGTTTATAATATTTTCCTTTCAAATAGGATGGATTTGGAATTGCTTAACAATCTCTATAAAAAAATTATGAATATTAGAACTGCACTTGATAATCAATTGGCAATAGATAAGGAGATATATATTGCAAACGCTGAAAATCTATTTAACTTAGAAGAATTCGCATACATAAAAAACTTATCTGAATATGATATTATAATTTCAGCAATAATGGGGGACTTAAACATTTATACTGAAGAGATTATCAAAACACTAAAAACTATTAGGAGTAAGCTAAAAATGATGAGTATTTTTCCAGAAGAGCGTGCTGAAGAAATTAAAAAAGAAGTTTTAAATGTTATTCAAAATGAAGATTATTTGAATATTGAGAAGATTGAAGAAATTTTGAGAAACTATCAAAAGAAGGTTTTAAATGAGAATATACCTACCCAAAATAGCCTATACCAAATCATAAAATCAAAAGATGATGAAGATTTACAAATATCAAGAATCGTTGTAAAAAGTCAATTTAAAATAGAGAATATCTATTTTTTGTAA
- a CDS encoding DUF3883 domain-containing protein — protein sequence MLNEDGEVVWEIPLITSHQEKDVKLMTGVELLKHLTTIFSKDVFFAEYEIPYEKQILAIKGKILTYAKNIINNIDKRISNYENLKNLGLKDGKLFKNFKISVSNPIIIDYLPEDEFSIEKIIPLDIVSKLVLDMDNIILTDENDLKSIDRNFIPLEELVKIEKMAMNIIMNLEEKRLASKYGYENRGKVWDVLDVSLHEHYDIKVIENGEEKYIEVKGHKGLLPIAELTEAEYKFAMENEDKYYLYVVCNLVKDDKNAIIFEIHKLPNKEHIKIYLIKNGEKIDVSKYYNNINITEKKRYLFRLV from the coding sequence GTGTTAAATGAAGATGGCGAAGTTGTTTGGGAAATTCCATTGATAACCTCTCATCAAGAAAAAGATGTTAAGTTAATGACGGGTGTTGAATTATTAAAACATTTAACAACAATATTTAGCAAAGACGTATTTTTCGCGGAATATGAAATACCTTATGAGAAACAGATATTAGCCATAAAAGGGAAGATTCTTACTTATGCAAAAAATATTATAAATAACATAGACAAAAGAATTTCAAATTACGAAAATCTTAAGAATTTGGGTTTAAAAGATGGTAAATTATTTAAAAATTTTAAAATAAGTGTTAGTAATCCTATAATTATTGATTATCTGCCAGAGGATGAGTTTTCAATTGAAAAAATTATTCCTTTAGATATTGTGAGTAAATTAGTTTTAGATATGGATAATATTATTTTAACAGATGAAAATGATTTAAAATCTATAGATAGGAATTTTATTCCCCTCGAAGAACTTGTAAAAATCGAAAAAATGGCTATGAATATTATAATGAATCTCGAAGAAAAAAGATTAGCAAGTAAATACGGATATGAAAATAGGGGTAAGGTTTGGGATGTTTTGGATGTTTCCCTACATGAGCATTATGATATAAAGGTTATTGAAAATGGAGAGGAGAAATATATTGAAGTAAAGGGACATAAAGGATTATTACCAATTGCAGAACTTACAGAGGCGGAATATAAATTTGCTATGGAAAATGAAGACAAATACTATTTGTATGTAGTTTGTAACCTTGTAAAAGATGATAAAAATGCAATAATATTTGAAATTCACAAACTCCCCAACAAAGAACATATAAAAATATACCTAATTAAAAACGGAGAAAAAATAGACGTGAGCAAATACTATAATAATATAAATATAACTGAAAAAAAGAGATATTTGTTTAGACTTGTATAA